The Leishmania panamensis strain MHOM/PA/94/PSC-1 chromosome 32 sequence genome window below encodes:
- a CDS encoding hypothetical protein (TriTrypDB/GeneDB-style sysID: LpmP.32.2710) yields the protein MPSRGGSTVGQRSASPDAPASCANGSARALLRAARTNDARSPLRIRAHVDGTAVSSKRTGADHTEEHAACERLYRNAAERAERRLRASREAQEAEFQANCTFHPSLILVKEGHRERSTSQRARSRSAGAKGVASARGAEAGLGDGSGASLHRATGSSAVQRTPLHSWRQCLAAQAVMLATRERRLAELQRGTGEKSKPSLYPRSPRTKTREHPHTYLEEKGYKGPINGGSKHLLHCVKGKEIPSGTVAGLSSVLPTGPQRGGSAPSASTPPLAGTLLADKPSQQESGSSDASPGSFTTPQRPTPVRSGVQDKRTTDHTSTNAIPEALPHVFGRLFRDSDERASARALIQLMKEHGEDTELCQSKPSRNDVPTSARALYNGQLRPSARQRSPGAPGSKDTATAIALAIGNAAASESTPQHPDVNRPFYADHTVLDALYAEPEALQQRRETRHFLTENDAEAYRHHPCLDARCPVLAEDRARRHSEANSAAAETVRGPRSWFASDAEGKEGIRGARVHFSYPTFAQRQMERDRRRQEELLTALLNEGCGDGRECRFHPALPQATEEMTERNRSYIQVIENAKLAQLLIGAGVNHSGNSLATATAGAATTAPPMSLLDKRTPRARGMWASSSATAGNAALGDRENSAPSAIDSAEGYEALPSVSPPSQQWHGDLYVNTAPEYAVRAAGSPAEQHRSRRGASNDSACVHSTRDTNGRSGAGGVPRTPDMSRFEGALEGDIGALRIAATASSTYLRQLESELQDALKDQLWCA from the coding sequence ATGCCGTCCCGTGGTGGATCGACCGTGGGCCAGCGCTCTGCTTCTCCAGACGCGCCTGCTTCTTGCGCTAACGGATCTGCACGAGCGTTGCTGAGAGCAGCACGGACGAATGAtgcgcgctctcctctgcggATCAGAGCCCATGTGGACGGTACGGCTGTCAGCAGCAAGAGGACCGGGGCGGATCACACAGAGGAGCATGCGGCATGCGAGAGGCTCTACCGCAACGCCGCCGAGCGGGCGGAACGGCGACTGCGGGCCTCGCGAGAGGCACAAGAAGCGGAGTTTCAGGCCAACTGCACTTTCCATCCATCTTTAATCCTAGTGAAAGAGGGTCATCgcgagcgcagcaccagccagCGAGCGCGTTCGCGCAGCGCTGGGGCAAAGGGTGTGGCAAGTGCCCGTGGCGCCGAGGCGGGCcttggcgacggcagcggggCTTCACTTCACCGCGCAACGGGCTCATCTGCCGTTCAGCGGACGCCGTTGCACTCGTGGCGGCAATGTTTGGCAGCACAGGCGGTGATGCTCGCCACCCGCGAGCGCCGTCTCGCCGAACTGCAGAGGGGGACCGGGGAGAAAAGTAAGCCGAGCCTCTACCCCAGAAGCCCTCGCACCAAAACACGTGAGCACCCGCACACGTACCTGGAAGAGAAGGGTTACAAGGGCCCCATCAACGGAGGGTCAAAGCACCTTCTACACTGCGTGAAAGGCAAGGAGATCCCTTCGGGGACAGTGGCGGGGCTCTCTTCGGTATTGCCGACAGGTCCTCAgcgtggcggcagtgcaccATCCGCATCGACGCCGCCACTTGCCGGTACTTTGCTAGCGGACAAGCCATCTCAGCAGGAGAGCGGGTCCAGCGATGCGTCACCGGGGTCCTTTACTACGCCGCAACGACCTACTCCTgtccgcagcggcgtgcaGGACAAGCGGACGACGGACCACACCAGCACTAACGCTATACCCGAAGCCCTGCCACATGTCTTTGGCCGCCTCTTCCGCGACAGCGATGAGCGCGCGTCGGCGCGGGCGCTCATTCAGCTGATGAAGGAACACGGGGAGGACACAGAGCTATGCCAGTCAAAACCATCCAGGAACGACGTGCCTACGTCGGCGCGCGCTCTTTACAATGGGCAACTGCGGCCCTCGGCGCGACAACGGTCACCAGGTGCGCCAGGCAGCAAGGACACTGCGACGGCGATTGCCCTTGCAATCGGCAACGCGGCAGCTTCTGAGAGCACGCCACAGCACCCAGACGTCAATCGGCCCTTCTACGCTGACCATACTGTCTTGGATGCCCTTTACGCAGAGCCGGAGGCactacagcagcggcgagaaACTCGCCATTTCCTGACAGAGAACGATGCAGAGGCGTACAGGCACCACCCCTGCCTCGATGCACGGTGCCCTGTGCTTGCGGAGGATCGTGCCCGGCGACATTCAGAGGCTaacagcgcagcagccgagacGGTGCGAGGACCGCGTTCCTGGTTCGCATCCGAtgcagagggaaaggagggcaTCCGCGGAGCACGAGTGCACTTCAGCTACCCCACCTTTGCTCAGCGGCAGATGGAACGGGACCGTCGGCGGCAGGAGGAGTTactgacggcgctgctgaacgaGGGCTGCGGCGACGGCCGTGAGTGTCGTTTCCACCCTGCTCTGCCGCAGGCAACGGAAGAGATGACCGAAAGGAATCGCAGCTACATTCAGGTTATAGAGAATGCAAAGCTTGCTCAGCTGCTTATCGGTGCTGGTGTGAATCACTCAGGTAATAGCTTGGCGACTGCtactgctggtgctgccaccaccgcgcctCCTATGTCTCTGTTGGACAAGCGGACGCCTCGTGCGCGAGGCATGTGGGCCTCCTCCAGTGCCACAGCAGGGAATGCAGCACTTGGTGACCGGGAGAATTCGGCGCCGTCAGCCATTGACAGTGCCGAAGGATACGAGGCACTCCCCTCGGTatcaccgccgtcgcagcagtggcacggCGACCTCTATGTGAACACTGCACCTGAGTACGCAGTGCGGGCAGCAGGCTCGCCCGCGGAGCAGCATCGCTCTCGCCGCGGAGCATCCAACGATAGCGCCTGTGTTCACTCAACGCGTGACACCAACGGGCGGTCCGGTGCAGGTGGTGTGCCGAGGACACCGGACATGTCTCGGTTTGAAGGTGCGCTCGAGGGGGACATTGGCGCCCTGCGCAttgcagccaccgcctcttcgACGTACCTGCGGCAGTTGGAGTCGGAGTTACAGGATGCGCTGAAGGACCAGCTGTGGTGTGCTTGA
- a CDS encoding hypothetical protein (TriTrypDB/GeneDB-style sysID: LpmP.32.2720): MNLLHVVQTSYEPSTYITEGCLCNGSSSLALSISTQNIRLYDAQMATHLADIKDHTQPIQDLVTTPAQPSMLYSCQRDCGVMVSDLRQVRAVHFLSDMCHSGAVCSSIGVTPSAPLLAIAADRDIHLVDTRTWCSVKCLEQLHVDEVSRLRFLNDSILCSAGEDQMINFLSVEERVMDDDVLLQAVSCGEVVTKMNCFSELGVTAIVGSCENGYLFPYDLEQRETRYSRPSFETYLVDWCLVSGQLHLVSGVRDDNGDAGPLQVLNGVTGQTQVLPKVHKELSRVAIGLGDRLITGGEDGVLAYWRHGDLQPSEIATVVGPSARHTGGGKAAASSRELEGHVRGGHGGGGRRGSGGPRRGGRGRPY; this comes from the coding sequence ATGAACCTGCTCCACGTCGTGCAGACGTCGTACGAACCGTCTACGTACATCACGGAAGGCTGTCTGTGCAACGGCAGCTCCTCTTTGGCGCTGTCCATCTCTACCCAGAACATCCGCCTCTACGACGCGCAAATGGCTACACATTTGGCGGATATCAAGGATCACACGCAGCCGATCCAAGACCTTGTGACTACTCCTGCTCAACCTAGTATGCTCTACTCTTGCCAGCGCGACTGCGGGGTTATGGTGTCAGACCTTCGTCAGGTACGAGCCGTGCACTTTTTGTCTGACATGTGCCACAGCGGTGCGGTGTGCAGTAGCATTGGCGTCACGCCatccgcgccgctgctcgccatCGCGGCAGACCGCGACATCCACCTGGTCGACACGCGGACCTGGTGCTCGGTGAAGTGCCtagagcagctgcacgtagATGAGGTCTCACGTTTGCGCTTTCTTAACGACAGCATCCTCTGCTCCGCTGGCGAAGATCAGATGATCAACTTCCTTTCAGTAGAAGAGAGGGTGATGGACGATGATGTGTTGCTGCAGGCAGTGAGCTGTGGCGAGGTGGTCACCAAGATGAACTGCTTCTCCGAGCTTGGCGTGACGGCGATAGTGGGAAGCTGCGAGAATGGCTATCTCTTTCCGTACGACCTGGAGCAGCGAGAGACGCGTTACAGTCGGCCGAGCTTCGAGACGTACCTTGTCGACTGGTGCCTGGTGTCCGGCCAACTGCATCTTGTCTCCGGCGTGCGAGACGACAACGGCGACGCCGGACCACTGCAGGTGCTGAACGGGGTGACTGGACAGACGCAGGTCCTGCCCAAGGTGCACAAGGAGCTCAGCCGTGTCGCCATCGGCCTCGGAGACCGCCTCATCACCGGCGGTGAGGATGGCGTGTTGGCGTACTGGAGGCACGGAGACTTGCAGCCGTCCGAGATCGCCACAGTTGTCGGGCCCAGCGCACGTCACACGGGTGGCGGGAAGGCTGCTGCGAGCAGTCGAGAGCTCGAAGGGCACGTTCGTGGCGGgcacggtggcggtggccgtCGAGGCAGTGGAGGCCCTCGCCGAGGTGGCCGCGGCCGGCCCTACTGA
- a CDS encoding hypothetical protein (TriTrypDB/GeneDB-style sysID: LpmP.32.2730) → MADETEQAQSPSAELAAATPEEQPRQHLEFPPLRDESRNPLDQEKYDRARTHIAGLGHVSSKDVFKDYRRSWLTPFFGSNEPEPTFQEEGALHPCQIFSRQVHTCLEKNNNNFAFCQARVAVFQQCLREFSL, encoded by the coding sequence ATGGCCGACGAGACAGAGCAGGCGCAATCCCCCTCTGCCGagctggcggcagcgacgccggaGGAACAGCCGCGTCAGCACCTGGAGTTTCCCCCCCTTCGCGATGAGTCGCGCAACCCCCTTGACCAGGAAAAGTACGACCGTGCACGCACCCACATCGCAGGCCTGGGCCACGTTTCGAGCAAGGACGTCTTCAAGGACTACCGCCGCTCCTGGCTCACGCCATTTTTCGGTTCCAACGAGCCGGAGCCGACCTTCCAGGAGGAGGGTGCCCTGCACCCATGCCAAATCTTCTCTCGCCAGGTGCACACGTGCTTGGAGAAGAACAATAATAACTTCGCATTCTGCCAGGCACGTGTTGCGGTGTTTCAGCAGTGCTTACGTGAGTTCTCCCTGTAG
- a CDS encoding hypothetical protein (TriTrypDB/GeneDB-style sysID: LpmP.32.2740) yields MDPLKKILCQCRSALLLPPSSPHPTQTCALCFVSSVLSYCASCPPLSSFSAFCRPFYTCETSPRFALAFQIVASSSMTDKGDAARAYCANLAATYERLAHDLAIPLIDQELYSCLFVCPLLHEHCAEAQASFAKGTGTSTMTFLSSVSTVDRHGDALVALGGTELVVAALCEHEQQTLLVMQAIALRESVMSRIWGCCNSYDDGQASVEAAQFTMLRLLEEHQIATLLMVESVLAWRQALSRPYPFLLKKGDNYLMNVVQDCAALGATTLVRSLANVRLEHDPLCVKVDFCRLLHRMEIKHRTRLVNSGAMWRLGLQPLRPIASSQPFRGSTAGNSISAASLTAVASPPSDASSEARDVAPATRSYAGTSLDFLTEVSRLAAVLNRTDGRRRTSLPPLSTATSTSSSAAGVSNNSAPGAAHRHFPFPSPHGDREAREQKQRRLLTATRVLGEEAFIQRMLIEELYPLAHEQERFVPLLKVAQLFSADGFGQVEKNIPEDSWPLEKATWSSLATTGRRVNRLNCMSTAREVLQANHLLPAWERRMSNSITDLATATSAYSVTPTTSVSLPAEGSVTPFQPTATQAQPCSFAATTTPSSCHSNSFKNFDVASSESFGKQREPTSSPKERAACRSKLSPPSNSTSPKFSSSPAVAPTATVVTSQAGPASSSSSSSHASSATSSASSFQTPSHKQSLEELRQQLLAEHRRNSDPASMIH; encoded by the coding sequence ATGGACCCGTTGAAAAAAATCCTTTGTCAATGCCGCAGTGCTCTCTtacttcctccctcctcaccccaccccacccagACGTGTGCACTCTGTTTTGTGTCCTCAGTGCTCTCTTACTGTGCATCctgtccccccctctcttctttctccgcCTTCTGCCGGCCCTTCTATACCTGCGAGACCTCACCACGTTTCGCGTTAGCCTTTCAGATTGTAGCAAGCAGCTCCATGACAGACAAGGGGGACGCTGCTCGCGCCTACTGCGCGAACCTTGCGGCAACGTACGAACGTCTGGCCCACGATTTGGCGATTCCTCTCATCGACCAGGAGTTGTACTCGTGCCTGTTTGTGtgtcccctcctccacgaaCACTGTGCAGAAGCGCAGGCCTCCTTTGCAAAGGGCACCGGCACAAGTACGATGACCTTCTTATCCAGTGTGTCGACCGTAGATCGCCACGGAGATGCGCTCGTCGCTCTTGGCGGCACAGAACttgtggtggcggcgttATGTGAGCATgagcagcagacgctgctggtgaTGCAGGCCATTGCGTTGCGGGAGAGCGTGATGTCGCGCATATGGGGGTGCTGCAATTCGTACGACGACGGCCAGGCCAGCGTAGAAGCGGCGCAGTTCACCATGTTGCGTCTTCTGGAGGAGCACCAGATTGCGACACTACTTATGGTGGAGTCTGTGCTTGCGTGGCGCCAGGCACTGAGTCGGCCTTATCCATTTCTACTCAAAAAAGGTGATAATTACCTGATGAACGTCGTGCAAGACTGTGCCGCACTGGGGGCTACCACACTGGTGCGGTCGCTCGCCAATGTGCGTCTGGAGCACGATCCTCTGTGCGTTAAAGTCGATTTCTGCCGCCTGCTTCATCGGATGGAGATCAAGCATCGCACCCGCCTTGTGAATTCAGGCGCCATGTGGAGGCTCGGGCTGCAACCTCTCCGGCCCATCGCCTCTAGTCAACCATTCAGGGGCAGCACAGCTGGCAACAGCATCAGCGCGGCGTCACTGACAGCGGTggcatcaccgccatcgGATGCATCCTCTGAAGCCCGCGATGTCGCACCTGCAACGCGATCCTACGCGGGCACTTCACTGGACTTTCTCACCGAGGTGAGTCGGCTCGCTGCAGTCTTGAACAGAACAGACGGCAGGCGTCGCACGTCGCTGCCTCCTCTATCCACCGCTACATCCACCTCTTCGAGTGCTGCGGGTGTCTCTAACAACTCAGCtcctggcgctgcgcaccgccactttccttttccttcgcccCACGGAGACAGGGAAGCGCgggagcagaagcagcgccgccttcttACTGCCACACGAGTGCTGGGGGAGGAGGCTTTCATCCAGCGCATGCTGATCGAGGAGCTCTACCCTTTGGCGCACGAGCAGGAGCGCTTTGTGCCGCTCTTGAAAGTGGCGCAGTTATTTAGTGCAGATGGCTTTGGGCAAGTAGAGAAGAATATCCCAGAGGACAGCTGGCCTCTAGAAAAGGCAACATGGTCGTCTCTTGCCACGACGGGGCGGCGTGTGAACCGGCTGAACTGCATGTCGACGGCACGAGAGGTACTGCAGGCAAATCACCTGCTTCCTGCTTGGGAGCGCCGCATGAGCAACAGTATCACTGATTTAGCCACAGCCACCAGCGCTTACTCGGTCACACCCACAACGTCTGTCTCACTACCTGCCGAAGGGTCTGTGACACCATTTCAGCCGACGGCCACTCAAGCGCAGCCGTGCAGCTTCGCCGCCACGACGACGCCCTCTTCTTGCCACTCAAACTCGTTCAAGAACTTTGATGTCGCTAGCAGCGAGTCCTTTGGGAAGCAACGCGAGCCCACGAGCTCACCGAAGGAGCGTGCTGCTTGTCGTTCCAAgctctcacccccctccaACTCAACGTCGCCAAAGTTCTCCTCGTCGCCTGCAGTAGCTCCGACTGCTACTGTGGTTACCTCCCAAGCAGGACCTGCGTCTTCcagctcgtcgtcgtcacatGCGTCTAGCGCCACGTCTTCAGCCTCGTCCTTTCAAACACCTTCGCACAAGCAGTcgctcgaggagctgcgtCAGCAGTTGCTGGCGGAACACCGACGCAACTCCGACCCCGCGAGTATGATTCACTAG
- a CDS encoding hypothetical protein (TriTrypDB/GeneDB-style sysID: LpmP.32.2750), whose product MSQYTVSSSESSSFCTNAAPDSCTRVGTEHSESVVVSISKRTHMRPTTGAAAAGGVDEEAADAGCNASTQRRPLRSAKVASAKMGQESPSMTIRRVPVDYSKRIEDQKARSNALERYKMLVRGNQAVKCGRSSPGSVEVKEGNTSSAQRDGAQHHACTASRDSSAISEAVASGDAVAKEEELPLPVSQSRRSAGGPVSSSGSRRIPPSASSSSFSVPVDRPISPPADSAADKVEGSLTGDSTVPVVPQLNLSKVYGPSLQQTATCAADGAGDADVHYVAPELTQPYCVSSRRRRDSVRPGYEPVMVHERTSLHRTLSASFAQADVSSSTSSSQLQPRSQNDKGTSTTTRRASTSVAAARLSDQLTRRRKSDVAKTVPTMGTVTGVPPEQDANEKVAEKGAGEAAAMNITSESPILGDVAAQRFHDGETGDISKQVDGEEDGAEGHGAPAAKLAPEQGQEAILLPGSKTTFWLRPSTAMYEMTASIAAKRKDYHGDEEDVRRSPHRRDQNQSRSCAATASTASSCGTPRGRSFTTAEPKPRFTTHMTSVDRERYEETPAAVASATAKTYGTIYSARQSTIHMSPLSRLRQPTSTDASAVNQTYGLPHRTSQQQQRRAVPRVCSQRSSLERRPSTLSPLSSDRSITVSSAERHRAVSARSVSTRQQDSFTKHCARVAARNSRPEELTGAAAKPAKTTTVATSAGEAPAKGGAAVPLKPEVNKRLQFEVEAEPVPRLTVPQVTGRVITSQVEPKSEPTSPVTTIHGFQQPGEGSPCKSRRREHELTASPPRSDDYADLASRLLTQDTAVGLEEEEARVQQARAALESCRQACQKRMDDSRASPSTGASTSTNEVVAAMLQGIVQQTRQVLPCYLCADQQAVSAYRVHVDLCRPKTEALLREYYTTIDGIKGIPAALQERVQRMASQEVPITTSPEAVREVFAKECYQCVKAMLVACRKCGVHVRVHDVKEHEMLCGRACYHSSRAAERVRSTVERIEHGSQE is encoded by the coding sequence ATGAGCCAGTACACCGTTAGCAGTAGTGAGagcagctccttctgcacGAATGCGGCGCCAGATTCGTGCACGCGCGTTGGCACGGAGCACTCCGAGTCGGTTGTTGTGAGCATCAGCAAGCGCACTCACATGCGCCCAACcactggtgcggctgcggccgGCGGCGTTGATGAAGAGGCTGCCGACGCTGGCTGCAACGCAAGCACGCAGAGGAGGCCGTTGCGGTCAGCCAAGGTCGCCTCCGCGAAGATGGGGCAGGAGTCGCCATCCATGACCATCCGCCGCGTGCCGGTTGACTACTCCAAGCGTATAGAGGACCAGAAGGCACGCAGTAATGCGCTGGAGCGATATAAAATGCTTGTCCGTGGGAATCAAGCGGTGAAGTGCGGGCGGTCATCACCAGGCTCTGTTGAGGTTAAAGAGGGGAACACATCCTCCGCGCAGCGCGATggggcgcagcaccacgcatGCACTGCATCTCGCGACTCCTCTGCCATCAGCGAGGCCGTTgccagcggcgacgcagtggcgaaggaagaggaacTGCCGCTGCCCGTGTCGCAGTCGCGCCGAAGCGCTGGTGGGCCTGTTTCTTCCTCAGGGTCTCGGCGGATACCGCCGAGTGCGAGCTCCTCGTCGTTCTCGGTGCCCGTGGACCGGCCTATCTCCCCTCCTGCAGATTCGGCCGCTGACAAGGTCGAGGGAAGTCTCACTGGCGACTCCACGGTGCCAGTGGTGCCGCAACTGAACCTCTCCAAGGTATATGGTCCGTCGTTACAGCAGACagccacctgcgccgcggaCGGGGCGGGCGATGCTGATGTGCACTATGTAGCACCGGAGTTGACGCAGCCATATTGTGTGTCgagtcggcggcggcgcgacTCAGTGCGGCCTGGTTATGAGCCTGTGATGGTACACGAACGCACCTCTCTTCATCGCACTTTgtccgcctccttcgcccaGGCAGACGTGTCGTCTTCCACCTCGTcatcgcagctgcagccgcgctcGCAGAACGACAAGGGCACCAGCACCACAACGCGTCGCGCATCCACTTcagttgcagctgctcgactgAGCGATCAGTTGACTAGACGCCGAAAGAGTGATGTGGCGAAGACAGTGCCGACGATGGGCACAGTGACAGGCGTGCCTCCGGAGCAGGATGCGAATGAGAAGGTCGCCGAGAAGGGGGCGGGTGAGGCCGCAGCCATGAACATCACCTCTGAGTCTCCAATTTTGGGCGAtgtagcggcgcagcgcttcCACGATGGCGAGACGGGCGACATATCGAAGCAGGtggatggcgaggaggatggggcTGAGGGCCACGGAGCGCCTGCTGCCAAACTGGCGCCTGAGCAGGGACAGGAGGCGATTCTGCTCCCCGGCAGCAAAACGACCTTCTGGCTACGCCCCTCGACCGCCATGTACGAGATGACCGCCAGCATCGCCGCAAAGCGCAAAGACTACCACGGAGACGAGGAAGATGTGCGAAGAAGTCCGCACCGCCGTGACCAGAACCAGTCGCGCTCGTGCGCCGCTACCgcgagcaccgccagcagctgcggcaccccCCGCGGtcgctccttcaccaccgcaGAACCGAAGCCCCGTTTCACCACCCATATGACTAGCGTAGACCGAGAACGCTATGAGGAGActcccgctgctgtcgcttcCGCCACGGCGAAGACGTATGGCACCATCTACAGCGCCCGCCAGTCTACCATCCACATGAGCCCCCTTTCCCGCCTCAGGCAGCCTACGTCGACGGACGCCTCCGCTGTAAATCAGACCTACGGCTTACCGCATCGCACTtcgcaacaacaacagcggcgtGCAGTGCCGCGGGTCTGCAGCCAGCGCAGCTCTCTAGAGCGTCGTCCCAGTACTCTCTCGCCGTTGAGTAGCGACCGATCGATCACAGTCTCGTCGGCGGAGCGCCACCGTGCCGTCAGCGCTAGGAGTGTGTCCACCCGTCAGCAGGACTCGTTCACCAAGCACTGTGCTCGTGTGGCGGCGCGCAACAGCCGACCTGAGGAACTgaccggtgccgctgcgaaaccagcgaagacgacgacagtGGCCACCTCAGCGGGTGAGGCTCCGGCAAAGGGGGGGGCCGCGGTGCCTTTGAAGCCTGAGGTTAACAAGAGGCTGCAGTTTGAGGTCGAAGCCGAACCCGTGCCGCGACTGACCGTCCCTCAGGTCACTGGTCGCGTTATCACCTCACAAGTGGAGCCGAAGTCGGAGCCGACGTCGCCAGTGACCACGATTCACGGCTTTCAGCAGCCGGGCGAGGGCTCCCCGTGTAAGTCTCGCCGGCGGGAGCATGAGCTCACCGCCTCCCCGCCACGTTCCGACGACTACGCCGACTTGGCGTCACGCCTTCTCACGCAGGACACTGCGGTAGggctcgaggaggaggaggcacgcgTGCAACAggcgcgtgcggcgctggagagCTGCCGGCAAGCGTGTCAGAAGCGCATGGACGATTCTCGCGCCTCTCCCTCAACGGGCGCCTCCACTTCCACCAACGAAGTGGTGGCCGCCATGCTGCAGGGAATTGTGCAGCAGACACGCCAGGTGCTGCCCTGCTACCTATGCGCAGATCAGCAGGCTGTCTCTGCTTATCGTGTGCATGTGGACCTGTGCCGCCCAAAGACAGAGGCCTTGTTGCGTGAGTACTACACCACCATCGACGGCATAAAAGGCAtccctgcagcgctgcaggagcgcgtCCAGCGCATGGCCTCCCAGGAGGTGCCcatcaccacctcccccGAAGCGGTACGCGAAGTCTTTGCAAAGGAGTGTTATCAATGCGTGAAAGCCATGCTTGTGGCGTGCCGCAAGTGTGGTGTCCACGTCCGTGTGCACGACGTCAAGGAGCATGAGATGCTTTGCGGTCGTGCTTGCtaccacagcagccgcgcagcGGAGCGCGTCCGTTCCACAGTGGAGCGCATCGAACATGGCTCTCAAGAGTAA
- a CDS encoding hypothetical protein (TriTrypDB/GeneDB-style sysID: LpmP.32.2760), translating into MRRSSLLLSGGMVEYHEWHLHEPLLQNYEGWRILDNPKYEQKSDAYIHDFMGSVRHLDPIIDDPRLTHKQRVCRLYRWSLKEIQMWLIQLNAHKFNLAYKVIRRRFEKYRYVTDPATCDMMVRQTQKYLRDNANFHYMRRNNSSPWGTYTLANPMFHPDNSLVYDHWTHPEVMWYDDAKLHRWTAHHPMYAGPGEASERFGDMDVAPHLCGLVWAIFMSLFAWCFYQLLGGPELRGDRHFEEWTMQFDENLAGALYAEERNSRSRSSVLRGDWDRIMGVASTLTDYYRNNMSVVDKTNYPA; encoded by the coding sequence ATGCGCCGtagctcgctgctgctcagtggCGGCATGGTGGAGTACCACGAGTGGCACCTCcacgagccgctgctgcagaactACGAGGGGTGGCGCATTCTTGACAACCCAAAGTACGAGCAGAAGTCTGACGCCTACATTCACGATTTTATGGGCAGCGTCCGCCACCTCGACCCCATCATCGATGACCCACGACTGACGCACAAGCAGCGCGTTTGCCGTCTGTATCGCTGGTCGCTGAAGGAGATTCAGATGTGGTTGATCCAGCTCAATGCTCACAAGTTCAACCTCGCCTACAAGGTGATCCGGCGCCGGTTTGAGAAGTACCGCTACGTGACCGATCCGGCCACCTGCGACATGATGGTGCGCCAGACGCAGAAGTACCTGCGCGACAACGCAAACTTTCACTACATGCGCCGCAACAACTCGTCGCCCTGGGGCACGTACACACTGGCGAACCCCATGTTCCACCCGGACAACTCCCTCGTGTACGATCACTGGACGCACCCGGAGGTCATGTGGTACGACGATGCGAAGCTCCACCGGTGGACGGCGCATCACCCCATGTATGCCGGCCCTGGCGAAGCGTCGGAGCGCTTCGGCGACATGGATGTTGCGCCGCACCTGTGTGGCCTCGTGTGGGCCATATTCATGAGTTTGTTTGCCTGGTGCTTCTACCAGCTGCTAGGCGGGCCCGAGCTGCGGGGTGACAGACACTTTGAGGAGTGGACGATGCAGTTTGATGAGAACCTTGCTGGCGCTCTCTATGCTGAGGAGCGCAACTCGCgttcgcgcagcagcgtgctcCGGGGAGACTGGGACAGGATCATGGGTGTTGCTTCAACGTTGACCGACTACTATCGGAACAACATGTCGGTGGTGGACAAGACCAACTACCCGGCGTAG
- a CDS encoding superoxide dismutase, putative (TriTrypDB/GeneDB-style sysID: LpmP.32.2770), translated as MHTPKADVQMGRFNFMEQYNEFRNRSGRAPDYYVDKYRKTYWRVDEYIRRSENYIQSLGFFYLPTLEFPWYKGCMPLMSSYQIRVHYSRHHRTYVEKLNQLIEGTPLYGMELDALIVKSANDSQLKGVYNNAAQHYNHSFFWKCIQPYGSNIPPDLSAAVSAQYGSVENFEKQFITAAQNLFGSGWVYWVYDKKACAFDIISYSNAGCPLTNYEYTPLLCVDVWEHAYYIDYENKRPEYLSKYFDVVDWHWAERHWKRATGQAYYEMKFW; from the coding sequence ATGCACACCCCCAAGGCGGATGTTCAGATGGGCCGCTTCAACTTTATGGAGCAGTACAATGAGTTCCGCAACCGCTCCGGTCGTGCGCCGGACTACTATGTAGACAAGTACCGCAAGACGTACTGGCGCGTGGACGAGTACATTCGCCGCTCTGAGAACTACATCCAGTCACTGGGCTTCTTCTACCTACCCACACTGGAGTTTCCGTGGTACAAGGGCTGCATGCCGCTCATGTCATCATATCAGATACGCGTGCACTacagccgccaccaccgtacCTACGTTGAGAAGCTTAATCAACTCATCGAGGGCACACCCCTGTACGGGATGGAGCTAGACGCGCTGATTGTGAAGAGCGCTAACGACAGTCAGCTGAAGGGCGTCTACAACAACGCCGCGCAGCACTATAATCACTCCTTCTTCTGGAAGTGCATTCAGCCGTACGGCAGCAACATCCCGCCGGACCTGTCCGCTGCGGTCTCTGCTCAGTACGGCTCCGTCGAGAACTTCGAGAAGCAGTTCATTACTGCAGCCCAGAACCTCTTTGGCAGCGGTTGGGTCTACTGGGTGTACGACAAGAAGGCTTGCGCCTTCGACATCATCTCCTACAGCAACGCCGGCTGCCCGCTGACGAACTACGAGTACACGCCACTGCTGTGTGTCGATGTGTGGGAGCATGCGTATTACATCGACTACGAGAACAAGCGTCCCGAGTACCTTTCCAAGTACTTTGATGTAGTGGACTGGCACTGGGCTGAGCGCCACTGGAAGCGCGCCACTGGCCAGGCGTACTATGAGATGAAGTTCTGGTAA